One genomic window of Oncorhynchus clarkii lewisi isolate Uvic-CL-2024 chromosome 5, UVic_Ocla_1.0, whole genome shotgun sequence includes the following:
- the LOC139408453 gene encoding alpha-2,8-sialyltransferase 8E isoform X2: MLRRRMGYSDPTSGRDLLGNRSLCFIFICAFGLVTLLQQILYGKNYIKSAQQFSRLKGDETGNWTGPVNFLDDGSLKPARNGKKRYLDSYDGSYDYNSTACKELRQEIMDVKVLTMVKTSELFERWRNLQVCKWQQNMVETNNFKMSLSRCCNAPSFLFTTKRNTPAGTKLRYEVDTSGILPITTEVFKMFPDDMPYSKSQFKKCAVVGNGGIIKNSKCGKEIDSADFVFRCNIPPISEKYSADVGSKTDLVTINPSIITERFQKLEKWRRPFYEVLQNYENSSVVLPAFYNTRNTDVSFRVKYMLDDFDSQRGVFFFHPQYLLNVQRFWGVQGVRAKRLSSGLMLVTAAMELCEEVHLYGFWAFPMNPSGIFITHHYYDNVKPRPGFHAMPHEIFNFLHMHTRGILHVHSGACT; this comes from the exons ATGCTGCGCCGAAGAATGGGATACTCCGACCCTACGTCGGGTAGAGATTTACTCGGCAATAGGTCGCTTTGTTTTATATTCATTTGCGCATTTGGACTGGTTACACTTTTACAACAGATTCTTTATGGCAAAAACTACATTAAAAG TGCGCAACAGTTTAGCCGACTCAAAGGAGACGAGACAGGAAATTGGACCGGCCCTGTTAATTTCTTGGATGATGGATCTCTGAAGCCTGCCAGAAATGGGAAGAAAAG GTATCTGGATTCATACGATGGATCCTATGACTACAACTCCACTGCATGTAAAGAGCTCAGACAGGAGATTATGGATGTCAAAGTCCTGACCAT GGTGAAGACGTCGGAGCTGTTTGAGAGATGGAGGAACCTGCAGGTGTGCAAGTGGCAGCAGAACATGGTGGAGACTAACAACTTCAA GATGTCTCTGTCGCGTTGCTGTAATGCACCCTCCTTCTTGTTCACCACCAAGAGGAACACCCCAGCAGGCACCAAGCTGAGGTATGAGGTGGACACCAGTGGCATCCTGCCCATCACTACTGAGGTCTTCAAGATGTTCCCCGAC GACATGCCGTACTCCAAGTCCCAGTTCAAGAAATGTGCTGTTGTTGGAAACGGAGGAATCATCAAGAACAGCAAATGTGGGAAGGAAATTGACTCAGCAGATTTTGTGTTTAG ATGCAACATACCACCCATCAGCGAGAAGTATTCTGCTGATGTAGGCTCCAAAACAGATCTGGTGACGATTAATCCAAGTATTATAACAGAGAG gtTCCAGAAGCTAGAGAAGTGGCGGCGGCCATTTTATGAGGTTCTTCAGAACTATGAGAACTCGTCGGTGGTCCTACCCGCCTTCTACAACACGCGTAACACTGATGTCTCCTTCCGAGTAAAGTACATGCTAGACGACTTTGACTCCCAGAGGGGCGTGTTCTTCTTCCATCCTCAGTACCTGCTCAACGTCCAGCGCTTCTGGGGTGTCCAGGGTGTCCGCGCCAAACGCCTCAGCAGCGGCCTGATGCTGGTCACCGCCGCCATGGAACTGTGCGAGGAGGTCCACCTCTACGGCTTCTGGGCATTTCCCATGAACCCCTCAGGCATCTTCATCACGCACCATTACTACGACAACGTCAAGCCCCGCCCCGGGTTCCACGCTATGCCCCACGAGATCTTTAACTTCCTGCACATGCACACGCGAGGCATTCTCCATGTACACTCGGGAGCCTGCACGTGA
- the LOC139408453 gene encoding alpha-2,8-sialyltransferase 8E isoform X1: MLRRRMGYSDPTSGRDLLGNRSLCFIFICAFGLVTLLQQILYGKNYIKSAQQFSRLKGDETGNWTGPVNFLDDGSLKPARNGKKRCFRQNFQPDSQISVIVTPCLADIKKKKKRSQRYLDSYDGSYDYNSTACKELRQEIMDVKVLTMVKTSELFERWRNLQVCKWQQNMVETNNFKMSLSRCCNAPSFLFTTKRNTPAGTKLRYEVDTSGILPITTEVFKMFPDDMPYSKSQFKKCAVVGNGGIIKNSKCGKEIDSADFVFRCNIPPISEKYSADVGSKTDLVTINPSIITERFQKLEKWRRPFYEVLQNYENSSVVLPAFYNTRNTDVSFRVKYMLDDFDSQRGVFFFHPQYLLNVQRFWGVQGVRAKRLSSGLMLVTAAMELCEEVHLYGFWAFPMNPSGIFITHHYYDNVKPRPGFHAMPHEIFNFLHMHTRGILHVHSGACT, encoded by the exons ATGCTGCGCCGAAGAATGGGATACTCCGACCCTACGTCGGGTAGAGATTTACTCGGCAATAGGTCGCTTTGTTTTATATTCATTTGCGCATTTGGACTGGTTACACTTTTACAACAGATTCTTTATGGCAAAAACTACATTAAAAG TGCGCAACAGTTTAGCCGACTCAAAGGAGACGAGACAGGAAATTGGACCGGCCCTGTTAATTTCTTGGATGATGGATCTCTGAAGCCTGCCAGAAATGGGAAGAAAAG ATGTTTCCGTCAGAATTTTCAGCCAGATTCACAGATCTCCGTAATAGTCACACCCTGCCTAGCCGAtattaagaagaaaaaaaaacgctCGCAAAG GTATCTGGATTCATACGATGGATCCTATGACTACAACTCCACTGCATGTAAAGAGCTCAGACAGGAGATTATGGATGTCAAAGTCCTGACCAT GGTGAAGACGTCGGAGCTGTTTGAGAGATGGAGGAACCTGCAGGTGTGCAAGTGGCAGCAGAACATGGTGGAGACTAACAACTTCAA GATGTCTCTGTCGCGTTGCTGTAATGCACCCTCCTTCTTGTTCACCACCAAGAGGAACACCCCAGCAGGCACCAAGCTGAGGTATGAGGTGGACACCAGTGGCATCCTGCCCATCACTACTGAGGTCTTCAAGATGTTCCCCGAC GACATGCCGTACTCCAAGTCCCAGTTCAAGAAATGTGCTGTTGTTGGAAACGGAGGAATCATCAAGAACAGCAAATGTGGGAAGGAAATTGACTCAGCAGATTTTGTGTTTAG ATGCAACATACCACCCATCAGCGAGAAGTATTCTGCTGATGTAGGCTCCAAAACAGATCTGGTGACGATTAATCCAAGTATTATAACAGAGAG gtTCCAGAAGCTAGAGAAGTGGCGGCGGCCATTTTATGAGGTTCTTCAGAACTATGAGAACTCGTCGGTGGTCCTACCCGCCTTCTACAACACGCGTAACACTGATGTCTCCTTCCGAGTAAAGTACATGCTAGACGACTTTGACTCCCAGAGGGGCGTGTTCTTCTTCCATCCTCAGTACCTGCTCAACGTCCAGCGCTTCTGGGGTGTCCAGGGTGTCCGCGCCAAACGCCTCAGCAGCGGCCTGATGCTGGTCACCGCCGCCATGGAACTGTGCGAGGAGGTCCACCTCTACGGCTTCTGGGCATTTCCCATGAACCCCTCAGGCATCTTCATCACGCACCATTACTACGACAACGTCAAGCCCCGCCCCGGGTTCCACGCTATGCCCCACGAGATCTTTAACTTCCTGCACATGCACACGCGAGGCATTCTCCATGTACACTCGGGAGCCTGCACGTGA
- the LOC139408453 gene encoding alpha-2,8-sialyltransferase 8E isoform X3 yields MLRRRMGYSDPTSGRDLLGNRSLCFIFICAFGLVTLLQQILYGKNYIKRYLDSYDGSYDYNSTACKELRQEIMDVKVLTMVKTSELFERWRNLQVCKWQQNMVETNNFKMSLSRCCNAPSFLFTTKRNTPAGTKLRYEVDTSGILPITTEVFKMFPDDMPYSKSQFKKCAVVGNGGIIKNSKCGKEIDSADFVFRCNIPPISEKYSADVGSKTDLVTINPSIITERFQKLEKWRRPFYEVLQNYENSSVVLPAFYNTRNTDVSFRVKYMLDDFDSQRGVFFFHPQYLLNVQRFWGVQGVRAKRLSSGLMLVTAAMELCEEVHLYGFWAFPMNPSGIFITHHYYDNVKPRPGFHAMPHEIFNFLHMHTRGILHVHSGACT; encoded by the exons ATGCTGCGCCGAAGAATGGGATACTCCGACCCTACGTCGGGTAGAGATTTACTCGGCAATAGGTCGCTTTGTTTTATATTCATTTGCGCATTTGGACTGGTTACACTTTTACAACAGATTCTTTATGGCAAAAACTACATTAAAAG GTATCTGGATTCATACGATGGATCCTATGACTACAACTCCACTGCATGTAAAGAGCTCAGACAGGAGATTATGGATGTCAAAGTCCTGACCAT GGTGAAGACGTCGGAGCTGTTTGAGAGATGGAGGAACCTGCAGGTGTGCAAGTGGCAGCAGAACATGGTGGAGACTAACAACTTCAA GATGTCTCTGTCGCGTTGCTGTAATGCACCCTCCTTCTTGTTCACCACCAAGAGGAACACCCCAGCAGGCACCAAGCTGAGGTATGAGGTGGACACCAGTGGCATCCTGCCCATCACTACTGAGGTCTTCAAGATGTTCCCCGAC GACATGCCGTACTCCAAGTCCCAGTTCAAGAAATGTGCTGTTGTTGGAAACGGAGGAATCATCAAGAACAGCAAATGTGGGAAGGAAATTGACTCAGCAGATTTTGTGTTTAG ATGCAACATACCACCCATCAGCGAGAAGTATTCTGCTGATGTAGGCTCCAAAACAGATCTGGTGACGATTAATCCAAGTATTATAACAGAGAG gtTCCAGAAGCTAGAGAAGTGGCGGCGGCCATTTTATGAGGTTCTTCAGAACTATGAGAACTCGTCGGTGGTCCTACCCGCCTTCTACAACACGCGTAACACTGATGTCTCCTTCCGAGTAAAGTACATGCTAGACGACTTTGACTCCCAGAGGGGCGTGTTCTTCTTCCATCCTCAGTACCTGCTCAACGTCCAGCGCTTCTGGGGTGTCCAGGGTGTCCGCGCCAAACGCCTCAGCAGCGGCCTGATGCTGGTCACCGCCGCCATGGAACTGTGCGAGGAGGTCCACCTCTACGGCTTCTGGGCATTTCCCATGAACCCCTCAGGCATCTTCATCACGCACCATTACTACGACAACGTCAAGCCCCGCCCCGGGTTCCACGCTATGCCCCACGAGATCTTTAACTTCCTGCACATGCACACGCGAGGCATTCTCCATGTACACTCGGGAGCCTGCACGTGA